The Zygotorulaspora mrakii chromosome 3, complete sequence genome includes a region encoding these proteins:
- the RTK1 gene encoding putative serine/threonine protein kinase RTK1 (similar to Saccharomyces cerevisiae YDL025C; ancestral locus Anc_3.167) — MPTNQLELTPQGSGNSTSSNSSLFGKRNLKGFRKLFGTHNKKNNSSSDSYSSSNHKFHSHADPNLHNNHNSTPLNQGAGHPSSKRGSEIDHHAAGRELLSHLLSPKASNSSNSSFGRSSNMTPSPQQHDTDGMNSSCSRHGTESSTHEHTPLTTANPLSHHFHNPLNYCTTLSPTSSSEYSHMHPVEILQKQIEDQQFFYNSRTNSNSILPRLTSDRGSSPLKDSTKRPSLKLKRFFKKINQDDSHHISKSKSKEQQARPPLHESPSSHGIFVTTDESKMTRKTIYEADNARELIEKYGVPGRKLGEGASGSVSVVERSDGKLFAVKMFRWRSNNAKQTLAAYSKKVTAEFCIGSTLHHQNIIETLGMLQEGENFLVVMEYVAYDFFTLVMSDLMSKNEVFCYFKQICSGVQYLHSMGLAHRDIKLDNCVVNDLGILKLIDFGSAVVFQYPYEPDIVLARGIVGSDPYLAPELLLQRSYDPRPVDVWSIAITFYCMMLRRFPWKAPRQSNTSFKLFCSQPDSKTDTSKGPTKILKLLPRSSRLLISQMMKLDPKDRILMDDVMKDEWLQSINSCEQDKKGQLVKAPTDHAHHLITEEELNELNERRKLEVKKAREEEQHAINAEDLGDHHPHHRHHNHHRRHHHHHHSDNNKGGHNDEENNVTTESSKVYKDTDKEETPPESNEKKGLDAGSLIN; from the coding sequence ATGCCCACTAATCAGTTAGAATTAACCCCACAGGGCAGTGGCAATTCTACATCTTCCAATTCCTCATTATTTGGTAAAAGGAACTTGAAGGGTTTTAGAAAACTTTTTGGTACTcataataaaaagaataacTCGAGTTCCGATTCCTATTCAAGTTCAAATCACAAATTTCATTCTCATGCAGATCCGAATTTGCATAATAACCATAATTCAACCCCATTGAATCAAGGTGCAGGCCACCCCAGTTCTAAAAGAGGTTCTGAAATTGATCATCATGCGGCTGGTAGAGAATTGTTAAGTCATTTGTTATCGCCAAAAGCATCTAActcatcaaattcttcttttggtAGATCATCGAACATGACTCCTTCTCCGCAGCAACATGATACAGATGGAATGAATAGTAGTTGCAGCCGTCATGGCACGGAATCATCGACACATGAGCATACCCCTTTGACAACAGCAAACCCATTGTCacatcattttcataatCCACTAAACTATTGCACAACTTTGAGTCCTACATCTTCATCGGAGTATTCTCATATGCATCCAGTTGAGATTCTTCAGAAACAGATTGAAGACCAACAGTTTTTCTATAACTCACGGACAAATAGCAATTCAATTTTACCACGGTTGACTTCAGACAGAGGCTCATCTCCATTGAAGGACTCAACAAAAAGGCCATCTTTAAAACTCAAGAggttcttcaaaaaaattaatcaGGACGATTCACATCATATCTCAAAATCTAAATCTAAGGAACAACAAGCACGTCCACCACTTCATGAGTCGCCTTCATCACATGGCATATTTGTAACGACAGATGAAAGTAAAATGACTCGTAAAACTATTTATGAAGCTGATAATGCTAGagaattgattgaaaaatatggtgTCCCAGGGAGAAAACTAGGTGAAGGTGCATCTGGCTCAGTTTCTGTTGTGGAGAGATCTGATGGTAAACTATTCGCTGTTAAAATGTTCCGATGGAGATCAAATAATGCAAAACAAACATTAGCAGCGTATTCAAAGAAGGTTACTGCAGAATTTTGTATAGGGTCTACACTACATCATCAAAACATCATTGAGACTCTTGGTATGTTACAAGAAGGTGAAAACTTTCTAGTTGTTATGGAATATGTAGCCtatgatttttttacattGGTAATGAGCGATCTCATGAGTAAAAATGAAGTATTTTGTTATTTTAAACAAATTTGCAGTGGTGTACAATATCTTCATTCAATGGGGTTAGCACATCGTGATATAAAACTGGATAATTGTGTGGTAAATGACTTAGGAATTTTAAAGTTGATCGATTTTGGAAGTGCTGTTGTTTTCCAATATCCATACGAACCTGATATTGTCCTTGCTCGTGGTATTGTAGGATCAGATCCCTACTTGGCACCAGAATTGTTACTTCAACGCTCATATGACCCACGACCAGTCGATGTTTGGTCAATTGCTATCACATTTTATTGTATGATGTTAAGAAGATTCCCATGGAAAGCTCCTCGTCAAAGTAATACTTCTTTTAAATTATTTTGTTCACAACCGGACTCAAAAACTGATACAAGTAAAGGTCCTAcgaagatattgaaattgcTGCCTAGATCGTCAAGGTTACTCATTAGTCAAATGATGAAGCTCGATCCGAAAGACCGTATATTAATGGATGACGTTATGAAGGATGAGTGGTTACAATCAATTAATTCTTGCGAACAGGATAAAAAGGGGCAACTAGTGAAAGCACCAACAGATCATGCTCATCATTTGATTACCGAAGAAGAACTGaatgaattgaatgaaagGCGTAAACTAGAAGTGAAGAAAGCTAGAGAAGAGGAGCAACATGCCATAAATGCAGAGGATTTAGGTgatcatcatcctcatcacCGCCATCACAACCATCACCGTCGCCAccaccatcatcatcatagCGATAATAATAAAGGTGGACAtaacgatgaagaaaacaacGTGACAACAGAAAGCTCAAAGGTCTATAAAGATACAgataaagaagaaactcCTCCggaatcaaatgaaaagaagggGTTAGATGCAGGATCTCTTATTAACTAA
- the APM4 gene encoding Apm4p (similar to Saccharomyces cerevisiae APM4 (YOL062C); ancestral locus Anc_3.165), which produces MINAILIFSPRGELIVSKHLKSSLKRSISDVFRIQVINNLDVRSPILTLGSTTFHHIRSSGSNSLWLVAVSRTNANSGAIWEFLCKLNDIMDAYELTEENNLKENFMMCYEILDVVLAEGGIPTDTEINSVITKLSEKPEKQIHNTTLERPDRLNLSSINLPAPSNGYPSLSMHKFLTRNNRSMSQDLGTNYPSNLSWRQHGIKYKKNEVLLNMNEKISILVSKDGSILKAHIDGTVDLTTHLSGMPICQFGLNDSLSLHFDEDASLAEEDFMNKKAIPKAAAGRVLLEDCKFHQCVSLDKFNRDRVIKFVPPDGSMELMKYCVRDNINLPFKVTPIVTTTAMGNSLEYRVTLKSLFPSKLSAGDVSLRIPVPKGMIDCKINVSNGKCRFAPEENAMVWKFGKYNGLTENTLSAISIPATDTTQLMVQQWPRPPMSLDFKIMMFSSSGLVVRYFKISEKNENYKTVKWIKYISKSGSYEVRY; this is translated from the coding sequence ATGATCAATGCTATTCTGATTTTCTCACCTCGCGGTGAATTAATAGTCTCGAAACATTTAAAGAGTTCGTTGAAGAGATCGATCTCTGATGTTTTTCGAATCCAGGTCATAAACAATCTTGATGTGAGGTCACCTATACTCACTCTAGGCTCTACTACATTCCATCATATTAGATCAAGTGGTAGCAATAGTCTGTGGCTGGTAGCTGTAAGTAGAACCAACGCTAACAGTGGTGCAATATGGGAGTTTTTATGTAAGCTGAACGACATCATGGACGCTTATGAGCTCACAGAGGAGAAtaatttgaaggaaaacTTTATGATGTGCTACGAAATTTTGGATGTGGTGCTTGCAGAAGGAGGAATACCTACCGATACAGAGATCAACTCGGTAATTACGAAGCTTTCTGAGAAGCCTGAGAAACAAATCCACAATACCACACTGGAAAGGCCAGATCGACTTAACCTGTCATCTATCAATTTACCTGCTCCCAGCAATGGCTATCCCTCACTATCAATGCATAAATTTCTTACCAGAAATAACAGATCGATGTCGCAAGACTTGGGGACTAATTATCCTTCAAATCTATCTTGGAGACAGCATGGTATAAAATACAAGAAAAACGAGGTACTTCTGAAtatgaatgaaaagataAGCATTCTGGTTTCCAAAGATGGCTCTATATTAAAGGCGCACATCGATGGAACCGTGGATTTAACTACACATTTAAGTGGCATGCCCATCTGTCAATTTGGTCTAAATGATTCGTTAAGTTTACATTTTGACGAAGATGCTTCATTAGCTGAAGAAGATTTCATGAATAAAAAAGCTATCCCAAAGGCCGCAGCTGGTCGAGTTCTGCTTGAAGACTGCAAGTTCCATCAATGCGTTTCTCTTGATAAGTTCAATAGGGATCGTGTCATCAAATTTGTACCACCAGATGGATCTATGGAACTAATGAAGTACTGTGTGCGAGATAATATAAATTTACCATTTAAAGTGACTCCTATTGTAACAACAACTGCTATGGGAAATTCTTTGGAGTACAGAGTAACCTTGAAATCGTTATTTCCCAGTAAACTGTCAGCGGGAGACGTTTCATTACGGATTCCAGTCCCAAAAGGAATGATAGACTGCAAAATCAATGTTTCAAATGGTAAATGCAGATTTGCTCCCGAAGAAAACGCTATGGTATGGAAATTCGGTAAATACAACGGTTTGACAGAAAACACTCTAAGCGCCATAAGTATCCCAGCAACAGATACCACACAGTTGATGGTGCAGCAGTGGCCAAGACCGCCAATGTCACtggatttcaaaattatgaTGTTCAGCAGCTCCGGTCTAGTAGTGCGGTACTTCAAAATCAGCGAAAAGAACGAGAATTACAAAACTGTGAAGTGGATAAAAtacatttcaaaatctggaTCATATGAAGTGAGATACTAA
- the PRS5 gene encoding ribose phosphate diphosphokinase subunit PRS5 (similar to Saccharomyces cerevisiae PRS5 (YOL061W); ancestral locus Anc_3.166), translating into MGSNNIVVFGGGSHPQLVNMICENLGVKPAHVELGKFSNGETSISVHESVREKDVYVIQSGCGHVNDNFMELLILLSACKTASASRVTAVMPYFCYSRQPDIPYTAKGAPLVSKQKENVSFQSSSNGGQAFTLMTHKPGEETLLKANDSGLRQFNNVGSSTNLIKSTSFSRIPMIPGGKEQGSSKTDAGELFNAQNSGYKLWVAQAGTLIANLLTTSGADHVITMDLHDPQFQGFFDIPVDNLYCKPIAQSYIQHHIPNYKEAVIVSPDAGGAKRATSIADSLKLSFALIHKERRSQLLKGPPSTTLTSGNTLPVTAPLITPFSSREMSSSTSTSKYVQTTMLVGDVKNKVCILVDDLVDTSYTITRAAKLLKDQGATKVYALVTHGIFSGDALIKIQQSAIDKLIVSNSVPQKETVEFLGKHRVDVLDVSRVLAEAIRRIHNGESISMLFEHGW; encoded by the coding sequence ATGGGTAGCAATAATATTGTTGTATTTGGTGGGGGATCTCACCCTCAGCTGGTGAATATGATATGTGAAAACTTGGGTGTTAAGCCAGCCCACGTTGAGCTTGGTAAATTCTCAAATGGTGAGACTAGTATTAGCGTACATGAATCCGTGCGTGAAAAGGATGTATATGTTATTCAAAGTGGCTGCGGTCATGTGAATGATAATTTCATGGAGCTATTGATTCTTTTGAGTGCCTGCAAAACAGCCTCAGCATCTAGAGTCACAGCAGTGATGCCTTACTTTTGCTATTCCAGACAACCTGATATCCCATATACCGCTAAAGGCGCACCATTGgtttcaaaacaaaaagagaaCGTCTCCTTTCAAAGCAGTTCGAATGGTGGCCAGGCTTTCACTTTGATGACACACAAACCTGGGGAAGAAACTTTATTAAAAGCAAACGATTCGGGACTACGGCAATTCAACAACGTTGGCTCTTCAACAAATCTGATCAAATCGACATCCTTCTCTCGTATCCCGATGATTCCGGGTGGTAAAGAGCAGGGTTCTTCAAAAACGGATGCTGGGGAATTGTTCAACGCACAAAATTCCGGTTATAAACTTTGGGTAGCTCAAGCAGGTACATTGATTGCCAATCTGTTGACAACATCAGGTGCGGATCACGTAATAACTATGGATTTACATGACCCTCAATTCCAAGGCTTCTTTGATATTCCGGTAGATAATCTGTATTGCAAGCCAATAGCTCAAAGTTACATACAGCACCATATACCCAATTACAAAGAGGCCGTTATTGTTTCTCCAGATGCTGGTGGTGCCAAGAGAGCGACTTCCATTGcagattctttgaaattgtcATTTGCTCTGATTCATAAGGAAAGGAGATCTCAGTTATTAAAAGGTCCCCCTAGCACAACTTTAACATCAGGTAACACTCTTCCCGTCACAGCTCCGCTGATCACACCTTTCTCTTCTAGAGAAATGAGTTCATCTACTTCCACGTCTAAGTATGTGCAAACCACCATGCTCGTCGGTGACGTCAAAAATAAGGTATGTATATTGGTAGATGACTTGGTGGATACCTCCTACACAATTACTCGGGCTGCAAAGCTATTGAAAGATCAGGGTGCAACAAAGGTTTACGCCTTAGTTACTCATGGTATCTTCTCGGGCGATGCGCTCATTAAAATTCAGCAGAGTGCTATCGACAAATTGATTGTGTCGAATTCTGTTCCACAAAAAGAGACTGTCGAGTTTTTAGGCAAGCACCGAGTTGATGTTTTGGATGTTTCAAGAGTACTGGCCGAGGCTATAAGAAGAATTCATAACGGTGAATCGATTTCAATGCTCTTTGAGCATGGATGGTAA
- the MAM3 gene encoding Mam3p (similar to Saccharomyces cerevisiae MAM3 (YOL060C); ancestral locus Anc_3.168), producing MVKNGIVRRAMMQVPLLISLLHATPLFNTIDANNLPRASDSSGSSSGNLGVYHATPETKGSARYLIISVVLVILGGVFAGLTLGLMGQDEIYLKVISTSGTPREKRNAKSVLSLISRGKHWVLVTLLLSNVITNESLPIVLDRCLGGGWQAVVSSTVLIVIFGEIIPQSLCVKFGLQIGAFFAPFVLVLMYAMFPVAYPIASLLDYLLGEDHGTVYKKSGLKTLVTLHRTMGVERLTQDEVTIISAVLDLKEKKVKEIMTPIENVFTMSADRTLDETTVEEIFNSGFSRIPIFLPNEPRNFIGMLLVRILISYDPQDCLPVSHFPLATLPETSPNTSCLNILNYFQEGKSHMCVVSEEPGSSLGAIGVLTLEDVIEELIGEEIVDESDVFVDIHQRIMREQPGPLSKRHITSYLHHLYTDQNKNQQSSNQQSSNQQSSNQQQQNHRLIDHSSDNYSRKSVEPESTKLLSLSPVHSSSPPQLCQPEPHPHESHNQMVIPSNLASNPLNVNKSFVTIKKPTSHQASATPVPLSPPRNSNINHGEHPRPQNQQTPLYGTSRTTSPLDSPSRKERYLMKKHLQASKAAIDITKSTGESIQVTTSVPGREASNESTSDKSYNSNRDNQNVLISSSYKSTKNGIVESIITVKGVPKTIIEPAHNWDENSKSIHPSDSQGSFQGSFQGSHQDSYQDFHHSNNDRQYDNAEDQVANYLDLDDEATPTRSNLIAVSSTRNGPRLR from the coding sequence atggtgaaaaatgggATAGTCAGAAGGGCTATGATGCAGGTGCCGTTGCTGATCTCTCTGCTACATGCGACTCCGCTGTTCAACACAATAGATGCGAACAATCTGCCGAGGGCCTCCGACAGTTCTGGCAGCAGCAGTGGTAATCTCGGTGTGTACCATGCAACGCCGGAGACCAAGGGCTCGGCGAGGTATCTGATCATCTCGGTGGTTCTTGTTATTCTTGGCGGGGTGTTCGCTGGGCTGACGTTGGGGCTGATGGGCCAGGATGAAATCTACCTCAAGGTGATCAGCACGTCGGGCACGCCGAGGGAGAAGCGAAATGCGAAAAGCGTGCTTTCGTTGATTTCCCGCGGTAAACATTGGGTCTTGGTGACACTGCTTTTGTCGAACGTGATCACGAATGAATCGTTGCCGATTGTGCTGGACCGTTGCCTGGGTGGGGGGTGGCAGGCGGTGGTTTCGTCGACCGTGCTGATCGTTATCTTCGGAGAGATCATCCCGCAGAGTCTGTGCGTGAAGTTTGGGCTGCAGATCGGTGCGTTTTTCGCGCCCTTTGTGCTTGTCCTGATGTACGCGATGTTCCCAGTGGCCTATCCGATTGCCTCTCTGCTGGACTACTTGCTCGGCGAGGATCACGGCACCGTGTACAAGAAATCGGGTCTGAAAACGCTGGTAACGCTCCACCGAACCATGGGGGTCGAGAGACTCACTCAGGATGAGGTTACCATCATCTCGGCTGTATTGGATCTGAAGGAGAAGAAGGTCAAGGAGATTATGACGCCAATCGAGAACGTCTTCACGATGAGCGCTGACAGAACGTTGGATGAAACAACTGTGGAAGAGATTTTTAATTCGGGGTTCTCGAGGATACCCATTTTCTTACCGAATGAGCCGAGAAATTTCATCGGCATGCTTTTGGTGAGGATCTTGATCTCCTATGATCCGCAAGATTGTTTGCCAGTGTCTCATTTCCCGCTGGCAACTTTGCCAGAAACGTCGCCCAACACTTCGTGCCTTAACATTCTGAATTACTTTCAGGAGGGTAAGTCTCATATGTGCGTTGTGAGCGAAGAACCTGGCTCTTCTCTAGGTGCTATCGGTGTTCTTACCTTGGAAGACGTGATCGAGGAGCTGATTGGCGAGGAGATCGTCGACGAGTCCGATGTCTTTGTTGATATCCACCAGAGAATTATGCGTGAGCAGCCTGGTCCTTTGTCGAAAAGGCATATCACTTCTTACTTGCACCATCTTTACACAGACCAAAACAAGAACCAGCAATCCAGCAACCAGCAATCCAGCAACCAGCAATCCAGTAACCAGCAGCAACAAAACCACCGTTTAATAGATCACAGTTCAGAtaattattcaagaaaatctGTAGAGCCCGAGTCAACCAAACTGTTATCACTATCTCCTGTGCACTCATCGTCGCCACCACAGTTGTGTCAACCAGAGCCTCATCCACATGAATCTCACAATCAAATGGTTATTCCGTCGAATTTAGCCTCCAACCCTTTAAACGTCAATAAATCATTTGTCACAATTAAGAAACCGACATCTCATCAAGCTTCTGCCACACCCGTGCCATTATCTCCGCCCAGAAATTCGAATATTAATCACGGCGAGCATCCCCGCCCTCAAAATCAGCAAACGCCGTTGTATGGAACTTCAAGAACGACTTCGCCTCTGGACTCGCCGTCGCGAAAGGAGAGATATCTCATGAAGAAACATTTGCAAGCTTCAAAGGCAGCTATTGATATCACAAAATCAACTGGTGAATCCATCCAGGTAACTACCTCTGTTCCTGGCAGGGAAGCTTCTAATGAATCCACCAGTGATAAGAGCTACAATTCAAATCGTGATAATCAGAACGTTTTAATATCTTCCTCGTATAAATCAACTAAAAATGGTATCGTTGAATCGATTATTACCGTCAAGGGTGTGCCAAAAACAATTATTGAGCCAGCTCACAATTGGGAtgagaattcaaaatctaTTCATCCTTCAGATAGTCAAGGTTCTTTTCAAGGCTCTTTTCAAGGCTCCCATCAAGATTCGTACCAagattttcatcattcaaataatgatCGGCAGTATGATAATGCTGAAGACCAAGTAGCAAATTATCTTGACTTGGACGATGAAGCAACCCCTACAAGGTCAAATCTAATCGCGGTTTCTTCTACAAGAAATGGACCTCGTTTACGTTGA
- the MRX9 gene encoding Mrx9p (similar to Saccharomyces cerevisiae YDL027C; ancestral locus Anc_3.164), with protein MSIVGPRTSLNFFNFGRSAAQTGISALLRPQSRFAFTTLKPQTVKWITHGKPHSIALAPIQRSSFPFAGRNSLQSNKGFNVHLNMSSRNFHYSTPKGIINPRNFGEKQPRLQIYKISPIFIFLSGLGFFVLLFALLPFIFTTFFPIIILAIVVYQFNRWRRNAFNKQLLRALRSSSLHTKMGTINSLRVGKIEERLKMNSGNHDLLQTILNNSLSDASSFSNSFNSLQEVKRLQQFVKNRVLEAIETDENGIRNFFLGNDVKTWLDQNYDILIATDEYASFSRGHHGSIISQIKFPLYLKSSKNPKKHLADVIVASLAVRKNNAEQSNYFMFLGDMPAPDTDCPMVIAVQSVGLLASRQFLITTPGKSGEWQSKYDISTTTDGFNEYTVRNKGSI; from the coding sequence ATGTCAATTGTAGGACCAAGGACTAGCTTgaacttcttcaattttggaagatcCGCTGCTCAAACAGGAATATCGGCATTACTGAGACCACAATCTAGGTTCGCGTTTACAACGCTTAAACCACAAACTGTCAAATGGATCACCCATGGAAAGCCTCATTCAATAGCTCTTGCACCAATCCAGCGCTCTTCTTTCCCTTTTGCTGGTCGAAACAGCTTGCAGAGCAATAAAGGCTTCAACGTACATTTGAACATGTCAAGCAGAAACTTTCATTATAGCACCCCCAAGGGCATCATCAATCCGCGAAACTTTGGCGAAAAACAGCCTCGATTGCAAATATACAAAATTTCTCCCATATTTATCTTTTTAAGTGGACTCGGTTTTTTTGTCCTTTTATTTGCGCTTTTGCCCTTTATATTCACTACCTTCTTTCCAATCATCATCCTTGCAATTGTTGTTTATCAATTCAATAGATGGAGAAGAAATGCATTTAACAAACAGTTGCTGAGGGCCCTTAGAAGTAGTAGTTTGCACACAAAAATGGGCACTATAAATTCTTTGCGTGTCGGTAAAATAGAAGAAAGGCTGAAAATGAATAGTGGCAACCATGATTTATTGCAAACCATCCTTAATAACTCACTTTCGGACGCCTCCTCCTTTTCGAATAGCTTCAATAGCTTACAAGAGGTGAAGAgacttcaacaatttgtcaaaaatcGAGTTTTGGAAGCAATTGAGACTGATGAGAATGGAATTCgaaatttctttctggGTAACGATGTCAAGACGTGGCTCGACCAGAATTACGACATATTAATTGCAACGGACGAATATGCCTCCTTTTCGAGAGGCCACCACGGCAGCATTATCAGTCAAATCAAATTTCCCTTATACTtaaaatcatcaaagaatCCAAAGAAACACCTGGCGGACGTAATTGTAGCATCTTTGGCAGTGCGTAAGAACAATGCAGAGCAATCCAACTACTTTATGTTTCTTGGGGATATGCCTGCTCCCGACACAGATTGTCCGATGGTAATTGCGGTGCAATCTGTGGGTCTCCTAGCTTCGAGGCAATTCCTCATCACCACTCCCGGAAAATCCGGTGAGTGGCAATCAAAATACGACATTTCCACTACCACAGATGGATTTAATGAGTATACAGTGCGCAACAAAGgttcaatttga